A single window of Ananas comosus cultivar F153 linkage group 17, ASM154086v1, whole genome shotgun sequence DNA harbors:
- the LOC109723430 gene encoding ethylene-responsive transcription factor ERF022 has translation METQVATQYRGVRKRKWGKWVSEIREPGKKTRIWLGSFESAEMAAAAHDVAALRLRGREARLNFPEAADRLPRPKSSDPVDIRSAALEAARRVRALGPEPCCSLSGPSRAGSEWEYIGNDELGLDSPKMWAELAEAMLVAPPMWAHGDADVEDWVQGSLWDALL, from the coding sequence ATGGAAACGCAGGTTGCTACTCAGTACAGGGGGGTTCGGAAGAGGAAGTGGGGGAAGTGGGTTTCCGAGATCAGAGAGCCGGGGAAGAAGACGAGGATATGGCTCGGGAGCTTCGAGTCGGCggagatggcggcggcggcgcacgaCGTGGCCGCGCTGCGGCTCCGGGGCCGCGAAGCCCGGCTCAACTTCCCCGAGGCGGCGGACCGGCTCCCCCGGCCCAAGAGCTCGGACCCGGTCGACATCCGATCCGCCGCGCTCGAGGCCGCGAGGCGGGTCCGGGCGCTCGGACCCGAGCCGTGCTGCAGTTTAAGCGGGCCGAGCCGTGCCGGGTCGGAGTGGGAGTACATAGGAAACGACGAGCTGGGTTTGGACTCGCCCAAGATGTGGGCTGAGCTGGCAGAGGCGATGTTGGTGGCCCCACCAATGTGGGCCCATGGGGATGCTGACGTGGAGGACTGGGTGCAGGGGTCGCTGTGGGATGCGTTGTTGTGA
- the LOC109723329 gene encoding pentatricopeptide repeat-containing protein At1g71460, chloroplastic — translation PPPLLFSKPPPQTLSLVSQIRTPTPKTLTPPPHKPPKFSESRAFPDSLPLHSKNPHVVYRDIRRFARLGRLREALAILDYLEHRGVPVNATTFSALLSACSRLRTLALGRQVHVHIRINGLQSNEFLQTKLVEMYASCGAHEDAMGVLSELSPRSVFTWNALMRGGVTGGLRWGGSPLRVFAEMREAGVGANEYTFACLIKSFAGSPALAQGMKAHALLMKNGFAGAPTLLRTCLIDMYFKCGKARMAMKVFDEIPERDIVLYGAVIAGFVHNGLKREALEYLRLMVEDGVEPNSVIITSILPAIGEVSERNLGREIHGFALKKFRDYNKLVFILSGLIDMYSKCGDIVSGRRVFYGSSERNAVSWTALMSGYASNGRLDQALRSIVWMQQEGIRPDIVSIATVLPVCAQLKALKPGKEIHCFALKSWFLPNVTISTSLITTYSACGCLDYSRRVFDGMTKKNVIAWTALIDSYIKNGYPSIALDEFRSMLLTSYRPDSITITRILSACGDLGALKLGKEVHGQVLKMRLNQIPLVKAEVINLYGRCGEIEKARRVFDRVQSKGSLTCTAIIDAYRSNGRYKEALNLFEWMLSNGFIPNNFTFDVVLAVCDKAELHERAVKIFDSMVREYELKASEENYDSVIGLLTRAGRIVEAQRCIYLKSALL, via the coding sequence ccCCCACCACTTCTCTTCTCCAAACCCCCACCCCAAACACTCTCCCTCGTCTCCCAAATCCGTACCCCcacccccaaaaccctaacacCTCCTCCCCACAAACCCCCCAAATTCTCCGAGAGCCGCGCCTTCCCCGACTCCCTCCCCCTCCACTCCAAGAACCCCCACGTCGTCTACCGCGACATCCGTCGCTTCGCCCGCCTCGGCCGCCTCCGCGAGGCCCTCGCCATCCTCGACTACCTCGAGCACCGCGGCGTCCCCGTCAACGCCACCACCTTCTCCGCCCTCCTCTCCGCGTGCTCCCGCCTCAGAACCCTCGCCCTCGGCCGCCAAGTCCACGTCCACATCCGCATCAACGGCCTCCAGAGCAACGAGTTCTTGCAGACCAAGCTCGTCGAGATGTACGCCTCTTGCGGCGCCCACGAGGACGCCATGGGCGTCCTCTCGGAGCTCTCGCCGCGGAGCGTGTTCACGTGGAACGCCCTGATGAGGGGAGGGGTCACCGGGGGCCTGCGGTGGGGCGGCTCGCCGCTTAGGGTTTTCGCGGAGATGCGGGAGGCCGGAGTGGGCGCGAACGAGTACACCTTCGCCTGCCTGATTAAGAGCTTCGCGGGCTCGCCCGCTCTCGCGCAAGGGATGAAGGCTCATGCTCTTTTGATGAAGAACGGGTTCGCCGGCGCTCCTACCCTTCTCCGTACCTGTTTGATTGATATGTACTTCAAGTGTGGCAAGGCTCGGATGGCCATgaaggtgttcgacgaaattccCGAAAGGGATATCGTCTTGTACGGTGCGGTCATAGCGGGATTTGTGCATAATGGGTTGAAAAGGGAGGCTTTGGAGTATTTGAGATTGATGGTGGAAGATGGTGTAGAGCCGAATTCGGTGATAATAACATCGATCCTGCCGGCGATTGGAGAGGTCTCGGAGCGTAATTTGGGCCGGGAGATTCATGGGTTTGCGCTAAAAAAGTTCAGAGATTACAATAAGCTGGTTTTTATCCTATCGGGATTGATCGACATGTATTCTAAATGCGGTGATATTGTTTCTGGGAGGCGGGTCTTTTATGGGTCTAGCGAGAGGAATGCCGTATCGTGGACTGCTCTAATGTCGGGGTATGCATCTAACGGTCGGCTCGATCAAGCGTTGAGATCGATTGTTTGGATGCAACAAGAAGGGATTAGGCCGGATATTGTCTCGATTGCTACCGTTCTCCCTGTTTGCGCCCAATTGAAAGCATTGAAGCCAGGGAAGGAGATCCATTGCTTTGCTTTGAAGAGTTGGTTTTTGCCCAATGTTACCATATCTACTTCTTTGATCACCACTTACTCAGCTTGTGGGTGCTTAGATTATTCTCGCAGAGTGTTTGATGGAATGACAAAGAAGAATGTGATAGCTTGGACAGCACTTATCGACTCATACATAAAGAATGGCTACCCCTCTATTGCGTTAGATGAGTTTCGTTCGATGCTTTTAACTAGTTATAGGCCGGATTCGATTACCATTACAAGGATTTTAAGTGCTTGTGGTGATTTGGGAGCTTTAAAGCTTGGTAAAGAAGTGCATGGCCAAGTATTAAAGATGAGGTTGAATCAAATTCCTCTTGTTAAAGCCGAAGTAATCAACTTATATGGCAGGTGTGGAGAGATCGAGAAGGCGCGGAGGGTCTTTGACAGGGTCCAATCAAAGGGATCCTTAACTTGTACGGCAATAATAGATGCTTACAGGTCCAACGGCCGATATAAAGAAGCGCTTAATCTATTTGAATGGATGTTGTCAAACGGTTTCATTCCCAATAATTTCACTTTTGATGTGGTTTTGGCCGTTTGCGACAAGGCGGAATTGCACGAAAGAGCTGTTAAAATATTCGATTCCATGGTTAGGGAGTATGAATTGAAGGCATCAGAAGAGAATTATGACAGTGTCATCGGCCTTCTTACTCGGGCCGGTCGGATTGTTGAAGCACAAAGGTGTATCTATTTGAAATCTGCATTGCTTTAG
- the LOC109722743 gene encoding uncharacterized protein LOC109722743 isoform X2 → MSSSLSTLSPFSSSSSSFSLLPPKTLNPTELSFRAPGARPDSRPFFSCSPRRSKTLIRAPTSRSAAETSSPAAAATAQQGSTASDVVREFYDRINRRDLDGLEVLIGEDCVYEDLVFSRPFVGRKAIIHFFKKFTESISPDLQFVIDDISKEDSSAIGVTWHLGQAFSIQQGLQLLSLGNIGWQETVSIWSRLCGTCH, encoded by the exons ATGTCGAGCTccctctccactctctctcccttctcctcttcttcttcctctttctctctcctaccccccaaaaccctaaatcccaccGAATTATCATTTCGAGCTCCGGGAGCTCGCCCAGATTCGCGACCCTTCTTCTCCTGCTCTCCCCGCCGCTCCAAAACGCTAATTAGGGCTCCGACGAGCCGGAGCGCGGCGGAGACGTCGTCGCCCGCCGCCGCGGCTACTGCTCAGCAGGGCTCTACAGCGTCGGATGTGGTCAGGGAGTTCTACGACAGGATCAATCGCCGCGATCTCGATGGCTTGGAGGTGTTGATCGGAGAGGATTGCGTCTACGAGGATCTCGTCTTCTCCCGCCCCTTCGTTGGGCGCAAG GCTATTATTCACTTCTTCAAGAAGTTCACAGAATCTATCAGCCCTGACCTTCAATTTGTCATCGATGACATATCCAAGGAAGACTCATCAGCTATTGGAGTTACATGGCACCTGG GGCAAGCCTTTTCCATTCAGCAAGGGCTGCAGCTTCTATCGCTTGGAAATATTGGATGGCAAGAGACAGTTAGT ATATGGTCGAGATTGTGTGGAACCTGCCACTAA
- the LOC109722743 gene encoding uncharacterized protein LOC109722743 isoform X1, which yields MSSSLSTLSPFSSSSSSFSLLPPKTLNPTELSFRAPGARPDSRPFFSCSPRRSKTLIRAPTSRSAAETSSPAAAATAQQGSTASDVVREFYDRINRRDLDGLEVLIGEDCVYEDLVFSRPFVGRKAIIHFFKKFTESISPDLQFVIDDISKEDSSAIGVTWHLEWQGKPFPFSKGCSFYRLEILDGKRQLVYGRDCVEPATKPGELALAIIRGVTWVLERFPQLADQF from the exons ATGTCGAGCTccctctccactctctctcccttctcctcttcttcttcctctttctctctcctaccccccaaaaccctaaatcccaccGAATTATCATTTCGAGCTCCGGGAGCTCGCCCAGATTCGCGACCCTTCTTCTCCTGCTCTCCCCGCCGCTCCAAAACGCTAATTAGGGCTCCGACGAGCCGGAGCGCGGCGGAGACGTCGTCGCCCGCCGCCGCGGCTACTGCTCAGCAGGGCTCTACAGCGTCGGATGTGGTCAGGGAGTTCTACGACAGGATCAATCGCCGCGATCTCGATGGCTTGGAGGTGTTGATCGGAGAGGATTGCGTCTACGAGGATCTCGTCTTCTCCCGCCCCTTCGTTGGGCGCAAG GCTATTATTCACTTCTTCAAGAAGTTCACAGAATCTATCAGCCCTGACCTTCAATTTGTCATCGATGACATATCCAAGGAAGACTCATCAGCTATTGGAGTTACATGGCACCTGG AGTGGCAGGGCAAGCCTTTTCCATTCAGCAAGGGCTGCAGCTTCTATCGCTTGGAAATATTGGATGGCAAGAGACAGTTAGT ATATGGTCGAGATTGTGTGGAACCTGCCACTAAGCCTGGGGAGTTGGCATTG GCTATAATCAGGGGTGTGACTTGGGTGCTTGAACGGTTTCCACAGCTTGCTGATCAATTTTGA
- the LOC109722742 gene encoding uncharacterized protein LOC109722742 produces MATNTFIIASSTAVISSSSSSSSSRSRRHSLLLPHRSLSRSLRKVNCKAAEVSKVEGGEAKVVEGSGDGGGGGGDNGGVNWIPVVPLAALPKGERRVIVQDGETILLLWYKDEIFAIENRSPAEGAYSEGFLNAKLTQDGCIVCPTTDSTFDLRTGEIKEWYPKNPVLRVLTPALRKLFVYPVKVDGENIYISMRGANRSGGSAEIIFSGRAQPGITASDVNVEEVRMVVDEESEGFGFTGKNEVINGKAAIIGFLFLIDFELLTGKGLLKGTGFLDFIYAISNALNS; encoded by the exons ATGGCAACCAATACCTTCATCAtcgcctcctccaccgccgtAATCTCGTCCtcttcgtcctcttcctcctctcgcTCCCGTCGCCACTCTCTCCTCCTTCCCCATCGCTCCCTCTCGAGATCGCTCCGTAAGGTCAATTGCAAAGCCGCGGAGGTGTCGAAGGTGGAGGGTGGAGAGGCGAAGGTGGTGGAGGGaagcggcgacggcggcggcggtggaggtgATAATGGCGGAGTGAATTGGATTCCGGTGGTTCCGCTAGCGGCGCTGCCGAAGGGGGAGCGGAGGGTGATCGTACAGGATGGTGAGACGATCTTGTTGCTGTGGTACAAAGATGAGATTTTTGCGATCGAGAACCGTTCCCCCGCAGAAGGGGCGTACAGTGAGGGGTTTCTCAATGCGAAGCTCACTCAG GATGGCTGTATTGTTTGCCCAACAACAGACAGCACATTTGATCTTCGGACTGGAGAAATAAAGGAATGGTACCCAAAAAATCCAGTTTTGAGGGTTCTTACACCTGCTCTGAGGAAGCTGTTTGTTTACCCTGTGAAAGTGGATGGGGAAAACATATACATTAGCATGAGAGGAGCCAACAGATCAGGTGGATCTGCAGAGATTATTTTTAGTGGCAGAGCTCAACCTGGGATTACTGCATCTGATGTCAATGTTGaggag GTGAGAATGGTAGTTGATGAGGAGTCCGAAGGTTTTGGTTTCACCGGGAAAAATGAGGTGATAAATGGAAAAGCAGCTATAATCGGCTTCCTGTTTCTAATAGATTTTGAGCTCCTAACTGGCAAAGGCCTGCTTAAGGGGACTGGTTTCTTGGACTTCATCTATGCGATTTCAAATGCTCTGAACTCATAG
- the LOC109723330 gene encoding probable serine/threonine-protein kinase At1g09600, translating into MNGVPNGFSGEHVIAGWPSWLTSVAGEAVKGWLPRRADSFEKLDKIGQGTYSNVYKARDLETGKIVALKRVRFINMDPESVRFMAREIHILRRLDHPNVIKLEGIITSRMSSSLYLVFEYMEHDLAGLAATPGLKFTEPQVKCYMQQLLRGLEHCHSRGVLHRDIKGSNLLIDNNGNLRIGDFGLATVFNPNQEQPLTSRVVTLWYRPPELLLGATEYGVAVDLWSTGCILAELLAGKPIMPGRTEVEQLHKIFKLCGSPSDEYWKKSKLPHATIFKPQHQYRRCVAETFKDFPPSALTLLDTLLAIESDARGTAASALQSEFFSTKPLPCDPSSLPKYPPSKEYDAKLRDEEARRQRAAALNGRGSESVRPGRNESKGGAAENANLEMQKRQAQANPKSTSEKYNPQEDGGAGFPIEPSGLQTGMHAPGIGSTWYDNKGNHGDHRTVPGRTYSSVRVSNGPQLQSQRSYVHQPGGTDFIMPARTTANSRYNRLDVAEPCEKQVLDRPASSHKKDLGIKDTSLSYGAKNKRIHYSGPLMPPGGNVEDMLKEHERQIQQAVRKARLDKEKTNKNFY; encoded by the exons ATGAATGGGGTGCCGAATGGCTTCTCCGGGGAGCATGTCATCGCCGGATGGCCTTCGTGGCTCACTTCGGTGGCAGGGGAGGCTGTGAAAGGGTGGTTGCCGCGCAGAGCGGATTCGTTCGAGAAATTGGACAAG ATTGGACAAGGAACATACAGTAATGTGTACAAAGCCCGGGACCTCGAAACGGGAAAGATCGTCGCGCTGAAGAGAGTACGATTCATAAATATGGATCCCGAAAGCGTCCGCTTCATGGCTAGGGAGATCCACATTCTGCGCAGGCTCGATCATCCGAATGTGATAAAGCTCGAGGGCATCATCACGTCGCGCATGTCATCGAGCTTGTATCTCGTTTTCGAGTACATGGAGCACGATCTCGCTGGACTCGCTGCAACTCCAGGTCTCAAGTTCACCGAACCACAG GTGAAGTGCTACATGCAACAGCTACTTCGCGGCCTCGAACACTGCCACAGCCGTGGAGTTTTGCATCGCGACATCAAGGGCTCGAATCTTCTGATCGACAACAACGGAAATCTTAGAATAGGAGACTTTGGTTTAGCGACAGTTTTCAATCCCAATCAGGAACAGCCATTGACGAGTCGTGTCGTTACTTTGTGGTATCGACCTCCCGAGCTTCTGCTCGGAGCTACGGAATATGGTGTTGCGGTCGATTTGTGGAGTACCGGTTGCATACTCGCAGAATTGCTCGCTGGAAAGCCGATCATGCCGGGTAGAACCgag GTGGAGCAACTGCACAAGATCTTCAAGCTCTGCGGGTCGCCGTCGGACGAGTACTGGAAGAAATCGAAGTTGCCACACGCCACCATCTTCAAGCCTCAGCACCAGTACAGGCGGTGCGTCGCCGAGACGTTCAAGGATTTCCCGCCTTCAGCTTTAACTCTCCTCGATACCTTGCTCGCGATAGAATCAGATGCTCGGGGCACAGCGGCATCCGCTCTTCAGAGCGAG TTTTTCAGCACAAAGCCGCTGCCTTGCGATCCTTCGAGTTTGCCCAAGTATCCGCCGAGCAAGGAGTATGACGCTAAACTCCGGGATGAGGAAGCTCGGag GCAAAGAGCTGCGGCGCTCAACGGCCGTGGATCTGAATCTGTACGGCCTGGGAGAAATGAATCCAAAGGAGGGGCAGCAGAAAATGCCAACTTAGAAATGCAG AAACGGCAAGCACAAGCAAATCCAAAAAGCACCAGCGAGAAGTATAATCCCCAAGAAGATGGTGGGGCGGGATTCCCTATCGAACCTTCAGGACTACAAACAGGAATGCACGCACCTGGGATTGGATCCACATGGTATGATAACAAGGGGAATCACGGCGATCATCGGACGGTTCCTGGACGCACATACAGTTCAGTACGGGTATCGAACGGCCCTCAGTTACAATCGCAGCGATCGTACGTGCATCAACCAGGGGGTACCGACTTCATAATGCCGGCTAGAACGACTGCAAATTCAAGATACAATCGGCTCGACGTCGCCGAGCCCTGTGAGAAGCAGGTGCTCGACAGGCCAGCCTCTTCTCACAAGAAAGATTTAGGAATCAAGGATACATCACTG AGTTACGGAGCTAAGAACAAAAGGATCCACTATTCGGGACCGTTAATGCCTCCAGGTGGAAATGTAGAAGACATGCTCAAAGAGCATGAGAGACAGATACAACAAGCAGTACGCAAAGCGCGCCTCGACAAGGAAAAGACAAACAAGAATTTCTACTAA